In Streptomyces sp. NBC_00569, a single genomic region encodes these proteins:
- a CDS encoding ATP-binding SpoIIE family protein phosphatase yields the protein MPQVGGGREHGNSEEYEVEMRQVATLNRLAGPTLDGSGNVSERMRHRGADLLVTGNSLARATSLGEALTLISQLADATLPLCGQAVFRADREFLKCVGQVGFRDGEGDALRLPLGTIHPAAQVARTGRPVFLASPQEYRDRFPSAWQLDGQTGCEAWAFLPLTTYSQLTGVWMAAFDAPVQMADGFGPLLVTMARLLSQSIEQSYDGQADRALSQGLRSSMSRIAPGVDGLTVAARYVPTGGGLMVGGDWFDSILLPNGRLGVVIGDVQGHDVQAAGLMSQLRTAIHAYAAEGHGPDAVLVRASRFLTSLGEGRFATCIYLEADPATGILRIARAGHPHPVLRLPDGTCLLKHVRGGLPLGLDLGEDDYPVSVVSLRENEILMLCTDGLIESGGHDMYSGWLRVRNALTPGGPEDLDSLADRLLSAVVAPAPAQAGDQPGASFTEDDIAMLLLRRDPSDVHANRTGRHLRFTLEQDQAQGLADARIEFQGLLHDWGRPEQVDTVLLLVSELLGNVLIHTEHAAVLRAEISGAAQGRRRLRVEVTDRSDEVPHRRAPGELSSSGRGLVLLDVLAHRWNIRPEPEGKTVWFEIDEEGPEEP from the coding sequence GTGCCGCAGGTGGGTGGCGGGCGCGAGCACGGCAATTCCGAGGAGTACGAAGTCGAGATGCGTCAGGTCGCGACTCTCAACCGTTTGGCGGGCCCGACCCTCGACGGGTCAGGCAACGTGTCCGAGCGGATGCGCCACCGCGGAGCCGACCTGCTCGTGACGGGGAACTCCCTGGCCCGGGCCACATCCCTCGGGGAGGCGCTGACCCTGATCTCCCAGCTGGCCGACGCCACCCTGCCGCTGTGCGGTCAGGCGGTGTTCCGGGCGGACCGCGAGTTCCTGAAGTGCGTGGGCCAGGTCGGCTTCCGCGACGGCGAGGGCGACGCGCTGCGACTGCCCCTGGGCACGATCCACCCGGCCGCGCAGGTGGCCCGGACCGGGCGCCCCGTCTTCCTGGCCTCCCCGCAGGAGTATCGCGATCGCTTCCCGTCCGCCTGGCAGCTCGACGGACAGACGGGGTGTGAGGCCTGGGCCTTCCTGCCCCTGACGACGTACAGCCAGCTCACCGGCGTATGGATGGCGGCCTTCGACGCCCCGGTACAGATGGCCGACGGTTTCGGCCCCTTGCTGGTGACCATGGCCCGTTTGCTCAGCCAGAGCATCGAGCAGTCGTACGACGGCCAGGCGGACCGCGCGCTCTCCCAGGGGCTGCGCAGCAGCATGAGCCGGATCGCCCCCGGTGTCGACGGCCTCACCGTGGCCGCCCGGTACGTGCCCACCGGCGGGGGACTCATGGTCGGCGGTGACTGGTTCGACAGCATTCTCCTGCCCAACGGGCGCCTCGGAGTGGTGATCGGCGATGTCCAGGGTCACGATGTGCAGGCCGCCGGGCTGATGTCGCAACTGCGCACCGCCATCCACGCCTACGCCGCCGAGGGCCACGGCCCGGACGCCGTTCTGGTACGCGCGTCCCGCTTCCTGACGTCACTGGGCGAAGGCCGCTTCGCCACCTGTATCTACCTGGAGGCCGATCCCGCCACCGGCATCCTGCGCATCGCCCGGGCCGGGCACCCGCATCCCGTGCTGCGCCTGCCCGACGGCACCTGTCTGCTGAAGCACGTGCGGGGCGGCCTGCCCCTCGGGCTCGACCTCGGGGAGGACGACTACCCGGTCAGCGTCGTCTCCCTGCGCGAGAACGAGATCCTCATGCTCTGCACGGACGGTCTCATCGAGTCCGGCGGCCACGACATGTACTCCGGTTGGCTCCGTGTGCGCAACGCGCTCACCCCAGGCGGTCCTGAAGATCTCGACAGCCTGGCCGACCGGCTTCTGAGCGCGGTCGTGGCTCCGGCCCCCGCACAGGCGGGAGACCAGCCCGGTGCCTCCTTCACGGAGGACGACATCGCGATGCTGCTCCTGCGCCGAGACCCGTCGGATGTGCATGCGAACCGGACCGGGAGGCACCTGCGCTTCACCCTCGAACAGGATCAGGCCCAGGGCCTCGCCGACGCACGGATCGAATTCCAGGGCCTGCTCCACGACTGGGGGCGGCCGGAGCAGGTCGACACGGTCCTCCTGCTCGTCTCCGAACTCCTCGGGAACGTACTGATCCACACCGAACATGCCGCCGTCCTCCGGGCCGAAATCAGCGGCGCCGCCCAAGGCCGGCGACGACTGCGCGTGGAGGTCACCGACCGCAGCGACGAGGTCCCGCACCGGCGCGCCCCCGGAGAACTCTCCTCCTCCGGTCGCGGCCTCGTCCTGCTCGACGTGTTGGCGCACCGGTGGAACATCCGCCCCGAACCGGAGGGGAAGACGGTCTGGTTCGAAATCGACGAGGAGGGCCCGGAGGAGCCCTGA
- a CDS encoding TMEM175 family protein, which yields MNEREGRPCGQREVDLVSKDRMLALTDGVVAIAMTLLVLDIKLPEGLRGAELHQALEEVQSQAGAFLLSAVVIALFWRAHHAALRDAGPLDSYLFWLNVAFLLLLSSIPFPTRVLEDYGDQFLGPGLYGAVIGTAALVLYAMELRTSRIAGLSWRRVPLPAQAVVFLISVGIARVSPVVAIYSWAAAVPLSMAADRIAARGR from the coding sequence ATGAACGAACGTGAAGGGCGGCCATGCGGCCAACGCGAGGTGGATCTTGTATCGAAGGACAGGATGCTCGCTCTCACCGACGGCGTGGTGGCCATCGCCATGACGTTGCTCGTGCTGGACATCAAGCTGCCCGAGGGGCTTCGCGGGGCGGAGCTGCACCAGGCACTGGAGGAAGTCCAGTCCCAGGCGGGCGCCTTCCTGCTGAGTGCGGTGGTGATCGCGTTGTTCTGGCGGGCCCACCACGCGGCGCTGCGGGACGCGGGGCCGCTCGACTCCTACCTGTTCTGGCTCAACGTGGCATTCCTGTTGCTGTTGTCGTCGATTCCTTTTCCCACCAGGGTTCTTGAGGACTACGGCGACCAGTTCCTCGGTCCCGGTCTGTACGGGGCCGTCATCGGCACGGCCGCGCTGGTGCTCTATGCGATGGAACTGCGCACCAGCCGCATTGCCGGCCTGTCCTGGCGCCGTGTCCCACTCCCTGCTCAAGCCGTCGTGTTTCTGATCTCGGTGGGGATCGCACGAGTCTCGCCCGTCGTCGCGATCTACAGCTGGGCCGCCGCCGTGCCCCTCTCCATGGCGGCCGACCGGATCGCGGCACGGGGTCGCTGA
- a CDS encoding alpha/beta hydrolase family protein, which yields MTHASQDASHLSRRTALTGLVGGAGVALAAGCTSSNGTSAQGVAPRPTASATGSASGATPGVMTLFRDPAFNFNGLLALGGAGFGSSEVGEVLTAVNTINKAGLSAQTYVATFKKLGDQLMGAPQGSKPDRQTTRLRALRAAQYYAQALFFVLGSDTPDSEEQLYKAGRGAWDKFCELCDPAPVTADIPYGKTPLPVWFFRPDDSGKQRRTVILTNGSDGQNVDMWTYGVSAALERDWNALVYDGPGQGQLLFVDRVVFTPRWETVVTPLVDWLVARSDVDADRIALTGLSMAGNLAPRAAAFEKRIAALVAMPGCLEPWLGFPPEIRKILTPNKTQTNDIWNKEVVPELPAAAAATMKKRFEPFSVPAMLGAREGKVFTDFYTPAKGIESLAITSVLGRITMPTLVLDYEDEQFYPGQPRTMFDKLTSPKDYVKLTAATGAQLHCSPMAPQQHCDVVFDWLQETLPGR from the coding sequence ATGACGCACGCATCGCAGGACGCATCCCACCTGAGCCGGCGCACCGCGCTCACCGGGCTCGTCGGTGGGGCCGGGGTCGCGCTGGCCGCCGGTTGCACCTCCTCGAACGGAACCTCCGCACAAGGGGTCGCGCCCAGGCCCACGGCGTCGGCCACCGGCTCGGCTTCGGGTGCCACGCCCGGGGTGATGACTCTGTTCCGGGACCCGGCGTTCAACTTCAATGGCCTCCTGGCCCTCGGCGGCGCCGGGTTCGGCAGCAGCGAGGTGGGCGAGGTGCTCACCGCCGTGAACACGATCAACAAGGCCGGCCTCTCCGCCCAGACGTACGTCGCGACCTTCAAGAAGCTCGGCGACCAGTTGATGGGAGCGCCTCAGGGCAGCAAGCCCGACCGGCAGACCACGCGCCTGCGCGCTCTGCGGGCGGCGCAGTACTACGCCCAGGCTCTGTTCTTCGTCCTCGGCTCCGACACCCCGGACAGCGAGGAACAGCTGTACAAGGCCGGGCGCGGCGCCTGGGACAAATTCTGCGAACTGTGCGACCCGGCGCCGGTGACGGCGGACATCCCCTACGGGAAGACCCCGCTGCCGGTGTGGTTCTTCCGCCCCGACGACTCGGGCAAGCAGCGCCGCACCGTGATCCTCACCAACGGCAGCGACGGACAGAACGTCGACATGTGGACGTACGGCGTTTCGGCCGCCCTGGAGCGTGACTGGAACGCCCTCGTGTACGACGGGCCGGGCCAGGGGCAATTGCTCTTTGTGGACCGGGTGGTTTTCACACCGCGGTGGGAGACGGTGGTCACGCCGCTCGTCGACTGGCTGGTCGCCCGTTCCGACGTGGACGCCGACAGGATCGCCCTGACCGGGCTCAGCATGGCGGGCAACCTCGCCCCCCGGGCCGCGGCCTTCGAGAAACGCATCGCAGCCCTGGTGGCGATGCCCGGATGCCTGGAACCCTGGCTGGGATTCCCGCCGGAGATCCGGAAGATCCTCACCCCGAACAAGACGCAGACCAACGACATCTGGAACAAAGAGGTCGTCCCCGAGCTGCCCGCGGCCGCTGCCGCGACGATGAAGAAGCGCTTCGAGCCCTTCTCCGTCCCGGCGATGCTCGGCGCCCGCGAGGGAAAGGTCTTCACGGACTTCTACACCCCCGCCAAAGGCATCGAGTCACTGGCCATCACGAGCGTGCTGGGCCGCATCACGATGCCCACCCTGGTCCTTGACTACGAGGACGAGCAGTTCTATCCCGGACAGCCGCGGACGATGTTCGACAAGCTGACGTCCCCCAAGGACTACGTGAAGCTCACGGCGGCCACCGGCGCGCAGCTGCACTGTTCCCCGATGGCCCCGCAGCAGCACTGCGACGTGGTCTTCGACTGGCTGCAGGAGACGCTGCCGGGACGCTGA
- a CDS encoding enoyl-CoA hydratase/isomerase family protein, with protein sequence MTASYETISTRLDGNVLSATFNAPPINLIGPELVRDLVELIEELSRPAAARVVVFDSADPDFFFPHVDLTKVPEYTAEAAKAGGPGDASLGMLFRRLSGLPAVTIAKVRGRARGAGSEFLLACDMRFASRENAVLCQPEVGIGTPPGAGAIQHLTRLLGRGRALEAVLTSADFDAELAERYGWINRAVPDAELDEFVAGLAARMGKFPRDALMAAKSAVNAISLATPADVRADAALFQQLVRSEAAQQRTAELFKQGLQTRGRTEVDLADALGDLKAVD encoded by the coding sequence ATGACCGCCTCGTACGAAACCATCAGCACACGGCTGGACGGCAACGTCCTGTCCGCCACCTTCAACGCCCCACCGATCAACCTCATCGGTCCCGAGCTCGTACGCGATCTGGTGGAACTGATCGAGGAGCTCTCCCGACCGGCGGCCGCACGAGTGGTGGTCTTCGACAGTGCGGATCCCGACTTCTTCTTCCCGCACGTAGACCTGACCAAAGTGCCCGAGTACACCGCTGAAGCAGCGAAGGCCGGCGGTCCCGGCGACGCCTCCCTGGGGATGCTGTTCCGCAGGCTCAGTGGGCTTCCGGCCGTCACCATCGCCAAGGTGCGTGGCCGGGCACGGGGAGCGGGCAGCGAGTTCCTCCTCGCCTGCGACATGCGCTTCGCCTCCCGGGAGAACGCGGTCCTGTGCCAGCCCGAAGTCGGCATCGGCACCCCGCCCGGCGCGGGAGCGATCCAGCACCTGACCCGTCTGCTGGGCCGGGGCCGAGCGCTCGAAGCCGTACTGACATCGGCCGACTTCGATGCCGAACTCGCCGAACGCTACGGATGGATCAACCGCGCGGTGCCCGACGCCGAGCTGGACGAGTTCGTTGCCGGCCTTGCCGCGCGCATGGGCAAATTCCCGCGGGACGCACTGATGGCCGCCAAATCAGCCGTCAACGCCATCAGCCTGGCAACTCCCGCCGACGTACGCGCAGATGCCGCCCTGTTCCAGCAACTCGTTCGGAGCGAGGCAGCACAGCAACGCACGGCAGAACTTTTCAAGCAGGGCCTCCAGACCCGTGGCCGTACCGAAGTCGACCTCGCGGACGCGCTGGGCGACTTGAAGGCCGTCGACTGA
- a CDS encoding VOC family protein encodes MEMTLQLTIDCTDVQRLVVFWSEALGYVAEPPPGGHATWREYWAAAGVPEEELPVGAGDTPESIVDPAGRGPRVWFQQVPELKACKNRLHLDLKVGGGRDVPLAIRTQRVTSTVQRLVEAGASVLRTADEPDMGHYAVVLQDPEGNEFCVV; translated from the coding sequence ATGGAGATGACGCTGCAACTGACGATCGACTGCACCGACGTACAGAGGCTGGTGGTGTTCTGGAGCGAGGCTCTGGGATACGTGGCCGAACCTCCGCCTGGCGGCCATGCCACCTGGCGGGAGTATTGGGCAGCCGCGGGGGTGCCCGAGGAGGAGTTGCCTGTCGGCGCGGGTGATACCCCGGAGTCGATCGTCGATCCCGCCGGACGAGGGCCGCGGGTGTGGTTCCAGCAGGTTCCGGAACTCAAGGCCTGCAAGAACCGACTGCACCTCGATCTGAAGGTCGGCGGCGGGCGCGACGTCCCGCTGGCGATCCGCACGCAGCGAGTCACCTCCACAGTGCAGAGACTGGTCGAAGCCGGTGCCAGCGTGCTTCGGACCGCGGACGAGCCGGACATGGGGCACTACGCCGTCGTTCTGCAGGACCCGGAAGGCAACGAGTTCTGCGTTGTCTAG
- a CDS encoding amidase produces MDWNFRTAEDLLAALRAGEVTSVELTDEAIARIERDDKEINAVCVPDFDGARAAARDADQARARGEDRPLLGLPVTVKESFNIAGVPTSWGMPEHGDFVPADDAVQVSRIKDAGAVVLGKTNVPFGLQDVQSFNAMYGTTNNPWDHGRTSGGSSGGSAAALASGFGVLSIGSDLAGSLRTPAHFCGVYAHKPTLGLAATRGMVPPHAPALPTDHDLAVVGPMARTARDLALLLDVMAGPDPLTLGMAHDLTLPPARRERLCDFRVLVLDEHPFIPTGSAVRAGVNRVADALVDSGARVERHSALLPDLTEAATIYTQLLFSSSVARFPVEEYEQLRTRAAGLSADDQSLDGARLRGMVLSHRDWIEVNSRRELHRHGWRRLFAEFDVVVCPITPTPAFPHDHNPDPRERRIDIDGVEYPYFDQLVWAGLATMPGLPATAAPAGRSPEGLPVGVQLIGPMFEDRTPLRLAELLEEQIGGFQVPR; encoded by the coding sequence ATGGACTGGAACTTTCGGACGGCCGAGGATCTCCTGGCCGCTTTGCGTGCTGGTGAAGTGACTTCGGTGGAGCTGACCGACGAGGCGATCGCACGTATCGAGCGGGATGACAAGGAGATCAACGCGGTCTGTGTGCCGGATTTCGACGGCGCGCGGGCGGCCGCACGCGATGCCGACCAGGCGCGCGCTCGGGGTGAGGACCGACCGTTGCTTGGTCTTCCGGTGACGGTCAAGGAGTCCTTCAACATCGCTGGGGTGCCCACGTCTTGGGGCATGCCGGAGCACGGGGACTTCGTGCCGGCCGACGATGCGGTGCAGGTGTCGCGGATCAAGGACGCAGGGGCGGTGGTGCTCGGAAAGACCAATGTGCCTTTTGGACTGCAAGATGTGCAGAGCTTCAATGCGATGTACGGAACCACCAATAACCCGTGGGATCACGGTCGCACGTCGGGTGGTTCCTCCGGTGGTTCTGCGGCGGCCCTGGCGTCCGGTTTCGGCGTGCTGTCCATCGGCTCCGACCTCGCCGGTTCCTTGCGCACCCCCGCTCATTTCTGTGGCGTCTACGCGCACAAGCCGACGCTCGGGCTGGCGGCGACCCGCGGCATGGTCCCGCCGCACGCGCCGGCGCTGCCGACCGACCATGACCTGGCCGTCGTCGGCCCTATGGCGCGCACGGCCCGCGACCTCGCGCTCCTGCTCGACGTCATGGCCGGACCGGACCCGCTGACGCTCGGCATGGCGCACGACCTGACGCTGCCGCCCGCGCGCCGCGAGAGGCTCTGCGACTTCCGGGTCCTGGTCCTCGATGAGCATCCGTTCATTCCGACCGGGTCCGCTGTGCGGGCGGGAGTGAACCGGGTGGCCGACGCACTCGTCGACAGCGGCGCCCGCGTCGAACGGCACAGTGCGCTGCTGCCCGATCTGACCGAAGCCGCCACCATCTACACGCAGTTGCTGTTCTCGAGCTCCGTCGCACGTTTTCCCGTCGAGGAGTACGAGCAGCTGCGGACCCGTGCCGCCGGGCTGAGCGCGGACGACCAGAGCCTCGATGGGGCGCGGTTGCGCGGCATGGTGCTCAGCCACCGTGACTGGATCGAGGTGAACAGCCGGCGCGAACTCCACCGCCACGGCTGGCGACGGCTCTTCGCCGAGTTCGACGTCGTGGTGTGCCCCATCACGCCCACGCCCGCGTTCCCGCACGACCACAACCCCGATCCGAGGGAACGCCGGATCGACATCGACGGCGTCGAGTACCCGTACTTCGACCAGCTCGTCTGGGCCGGTCTGGCCACCATGCCCGGTCTGCCCGCCACCGCCGCACCGGCGGGCCGGTCTCCCGAGGGTCTGCCGGTGGGAGTGCAGCTCATCGGCCCGATGTTCGAGGACCGCACTCCGCTGCGGCTGGCCGAACTGCTCGAGGAGCAGATCGGGGGCTTCCAGGTACCGAGGTAG
- a CDS encoding DUF4352 domain-containing protein: protein MKRYEDHAQPSLDIFAPSDGNRLVAVEFTIVNTGTGTYSDLANQGTKVIDSTGQEHAAKPGDPTVGESMGVNILLRPGKQTTGWVIVDVPKDAKITAVTYQMDATGVDKERTGTWNLN from the coding sequence TTGAAGAGGTACGAGGACCACGCCCAGCCGTCGCTCGACATCTTCGCGCCGTCCGACGGCAATCGCCTCGTCGCAGTGGAGTTCACGATCGTCAACACCGGCACCGGCACCTACAGCGACCTCGCGAACCAGGGGACGAAGGTCATCGACTCGACCGGTCAGGAGCACGCCGCCAAACCCGGCGACCCCACCGTCGGCGAGTCCATGGGCGTCAATATTCTCCTGCGGCCGGGCAAGCAGACCACGGGCTGGGTGATCGTCGACGTGCCCAAGGACGCCAAGATCACCGCCGTGACGTATCAGATGGACGCGACCGGGGTCGACAAGGAGCGCACGGGCACGTGGAACCTCAACTAG
- a CDS encoding recombinase family protein, with protein MACRLVPALDRYGRSLKDLVDMGGELRRREIGFCSPHERLDTTTPGGRLVVHVFVALAEFNRELIVSGTREGLDAERARGRVGGRPTVATPETIRTARDLLPNPENSITSIAMLLGVSPGTLYNHIPDLQELRASGRVPNQLSAGRLPS; from the coding sequence ATCGCATGCCGCCTCGTCCCCGCGCTCGACCGCTACGGCCGGTCCCTCAAGGACCTGGTCGACATGGGCGGCGAACTCCGCCGCCGCGAGATCGGCTTCTGCTCTCCGCACGAACGCCTGGACACCACCACCCCCGGCGGCCGTCTCGTCGTCCACGTCTTCGTCGCCCTCGCCGAGTTCAACCGCGAGCTCATCGTCTCCGGTACCCGCGAAGGCCTGGACGCCGAACGCGCCCGCGGCCGTGTCGGCGGCCGACCCACCGTCGCCACCCCCGAGACCATCCGCACCGCCCGCGACCTGCTCCCCAACCCCGAGAACTCGATCACCTCGATCGCCATGCTCCTCGGCGTCAGCCCCGGCACCCTCTACAACCACATCCCCGACCTACAGGAACTACGCGCCTCCGGCCGCGTTCCGAACCAGCTCAGCGCAGGCCGACTGCCTAGTTGA
- a CDS encoding LysR family transcriptional regulator, whose product MSELEVRELRYFIAVAEELNFSRAAQRLGMAQPPLSKAIAQMESRLGVRLLERTTRQARLTTAGQVLLDQARIAVDAVHAAARRARRAGQPTPQLVVAVKPGGDAGLLREILAAYRGTGSHLPPPEVVVGGSGEPIAMLRDGRADVALLRSPFDGQGLDSQTLVVEPRLAVLPAAHRLAGRRRLRLADLKGEPIPRWKGAAPSTTAYYAGCDGAEAGDGHTGLAPADTPEGPLVASVEQLLEVVALGQAVAFLSRSTTKQHQRPDIAYRPVTGLSPSAVLVAWPETSRSAAVAAFVQAAHDVAAHHPDHMTALAY is encoded by the coding sequence ATGAGTGAGCTAGAGGTGCGGGAGCTGAGGTACTTCATCGCGGTCGCCGAGGAACTGAACTTCAGCCGGGCCGCGCAGCGCCTGGGGATGGCGCAGCCCCCGCTGTCGAAGGCGATCGCTCAGATGGAGTCCCGGCTCGGTGTACGCCTGCTGGAGCGCACCACCCGGCAGGCGAGGCTGACCACCGCCGGTCAGGTGCTGCTCGACCAGGCCCGGATCGCGGTCGACGCGGTGCACGCGGCGGCCCGGCGTGCACGCCGGGCCGGTCAGCCGACACCCCAGCTCGTCGTGGCGGTCAAGCCGGGAGGCGATGCCGGGCTGCTGCGGGAGATCCTCGCCGCCTACCGGGGAACGGGTTCGCATCTGCCGCCGCCTGAAGTCGTCGTCGGCGGCAGCGGAGAGCCGATCGCCATGCTGCGGGACGGCCGTGCCGATGTAGCGCTGCTGCGCAGCCCGTTCGACGGTCAAGGGCTGGATTCCCAGACGCTCGTGGTCGAGCCGCGACTGGCCGTTCTCCCCGCCGCGCACCGCCTGGCCGGACGCCGGCGACTGCGGCTGGCCGACCTCAAGGGCGAACCGATCCCACGCTGGAAAGGGGCCGCCCCCTCCACCACCGCCTACTACGCAGGATGCGACGGAGCGGAAGCAGGCGATGGCCACACAGGCTTGGCGCCGGCCGACACTCCTGAGGGGCCGCTCGTGGCCAGCGTCGAGCAACTCCTGGAAGTGGTCGCGCTGGGCCAGGCGGTGGCGTTCCTGTCACGCTCCACCACCAAGCAGCACCAGCGCCCGGACATCGCATACCGGCCGGTCACCGGCCTCAGCCCCAGCGCGGTCTTGGTCGCCTGGCCGGAGACCTCGCGATCCGCAGCCGTCGCCGCCTTCGTCCAAGCAGCCCACGACGTCGCCGCCCACCACCCCGACCACATGACCGCACTGGCCTACTGA
- a CDS encoding SDR family oxidoreductase, whose protein sequence is MTTSQKTALITGANKGIGKETARRLAALGITVLIGARNAERGEAAAEELRADGADVRFVPLDVTDEISVQAAAQHIDATFGRLDILVNNAAIAAGPQKPSETPAATVRQVYETNVFGVIAVTHAMLPLLRRSAAARIVNMSSELGSLTHLADPGSPWSAYSSILLPYCTSKSALNAITVLYANELRAEGIRVSAVSPGYCATDLNRHTGIRTAEAGAAVAVDLATAGEDGPTGAFLAEDGPIPW, encoded by the coding sequence ATGACGACTTCGCAGAAGACTGCTCTGATCACCGGCGCGAACAAGGGCATCGGCAAGGAAACGGCGCGCAGGCTCGCAGCCCTCGGCATCACCGTGCTGATCGGCGCCCGCAACGCCGAGCGCGGCGAGGCGGCGGCCGAGGAGCTTCGCGCCGACGGCGCCGACGTACGGTTCGTACCGCTGGACGTCACCGACGAGATCTCGGTCCAGGCCGCCGCCCAGCACATCGACGCCACGTTCGGCCGCCTCGACATCCTCGTCAACAACGCCGCGATCGCCGCCGGACCGCAAAAACCGAGTGAAACCCCAGCCGCCACCGTCCGGCAGGTCTACGAGACCAACGTGTTCGGCGTCATCGCGGTGACCCACGCCATGCTCCCCCTGCTCCGCCGCTCCGCCGCCGCACGCATCGTCAACATGTCCAGCGAACTCGGATCCCTCACCCACCTGGCCGACCCGGGAAGCCCGTGGTCCGCCTACTCCTCGATTCTCCTCCCTTACTGCACATCGAAGAGCGCGCTGAACGCGATCACCGTGCTCTACGCCAATGAACTGCGCGCCGAAGGGATCCGGGTCAGCGCGGTGAGTCCCGGCTACTGCGCGACCGACCTCAACCGCCACACCGGGATACGCACGGCGGAGGCGGGCGCGGCCGTGGCGGTTGACCTGGCGACTGCGGGCGAGGACGGCCCGACGGGCGCCTTTCTGGCCGAGGACGGGCCGATTCCCTGGTGA
- a CDS encoding VOC family protein codes for MSSIRQFQVTFDCAEPERVARFWCEVLGYVVSPPKGFDTWDDFDRSRPPEDQGSWCACSDPSGVGPRLFFQRVPEGKVVKNRVHLDVRVGTGLVGEERLAALEAECARLVPLGAVRVQLLLDENDSCIVMQDIEGNEFCLD; via the coding sequence ATGTCATCGATCAGGCAGTTCCAAGTCACCTTCGACTGCGCAGAACCTGAGCGCGTCGCTCGGTTCTGGTGCGAGGTGTTGGGGTACGTCGTGTCGCCGCCGAAGGGGTTCGACACCTGGGACGATTTCGATCGCTCGCGGCCGCCTGAGGATCAGGGTTCATGGTGCGCCTGCAGCGACCCGTCAGGTGTGGGCCCGCGACTGTTCTTTCAGCGGGTTCCCGAGGGCAAGGTCGTCAAGAATCGGGTGCATCTCGACGTGCGGGTCGGCACCGGACTCGTGGGGGAAGAGCGCCTCGCCGCACTCGAGGCCGAGTGCGCACGCCTGGTCCCGCTCGGCGCGGTACGCGTGCAGCTGTTGCTTGACGAGAACGACTCGTGCATCGTCATGCAGGACATCGAGGGCAACGAGTTCTGTCTCGACTGA